One part of the Cyclobacteriaceae bacterium genome encodes these proteins:
- a CDS encoding T9SS type A sorting domain-containing protein, with translation MRRILLFTLFSASVFSAVAQLVILSPCQSPSPDQEVTITFDASGTSLEGETKVYAHAGVVINNTNTPTGGDWTAVKGSWGQDNGVGLMTQVPGQPNKWTLVLGPTLRSYFNTLSPANAPIYWLAVVFRNANGSKQTSPDIFIRLNKPIALTQPQQREIFIPAGNAIPVSASICSTASSIKVSVNEGSGFVDIGSPVLNTNSISVNFIPTGSGQKIVRVTATIEGTDQFLEETLTVFNQPPTVIQALPAGAKRGINYNPSNPSSVTLVLETPLEKNFVYVAGDFNNWQANDAYFMKKTPDAKFFWLTLNGLTPGQQYVFQYWVDGNVKIGDPYAEKVADPWNDPFIPNSTYPNLPIYTKTEYGIASVLQTNQTAYTWSPNEMTWQAPPKDQLIIYELLLRDFIGTRKYRDLADSLSYLKKLGINAIELMPIMEFEGNLSWGYNPSYFFAPDKFYGTKNDLKYLVDKAHQEGIAIILDIALNHAFGQCPLVQLYSNGGQPAENNPWFNVVARHPFNVGYDFNHESIYTQQFADSVIRFWIEEYHIDGYRFDLSKGFTQRFSSNVSEWNVYDQSRIDIWKRISSKIWSYKPNAYIILEHFGGDAEENVLANEGMLLWRRLDEQYAALLKGNTSTVISGADSRTRVTYMESHDEERLAYELRTSGQQTGGYNIRSVKTMLDRIKLGAAFFYTLPGPKMLWQFQELGYDKSINTCTNGTILPSCRLDNRPLPWGTAGLGYYENADRQRLYKAMSAIFKLVNTNRSVFTSGTILWQQSGDTRRINITHPSMDVAILGNFSTSARSASANFSKTGTWYDYFSGLPYEVTDRQQQISLSPGTFYIFTTVQQPTPEPELIVGLEEPALYNKTIQVFPNPANGRVFVTADETIPGPVIIKLYNPNGQLVYKKQMEGFAIEEIETNQYPSGLYLLRINTARGFITRKLVIADN, from the coding sequence ATGAGGCGAATTTTACTTTTTACACTGTTTTCAGCATCCGTATTTTCAGCAGTTGCTCAATTAGTCATATTAAGCCCTTGCCAAAGTCCATCGCCCGACCAAGAAGTTACCATTACATTTGATGCCTCCGGTACTTCGCTGGAGGGAGAAACCAAGGTATATGCCCATGCTGGTGTTGTTATTAATAATACAAACACGCCTACTGGTGGTGACTGGACTGCCGTTAAAGGCAGTTGGGGTCAGGATAATGGTGTGGGGCTGATGACTCAGGTTCCGGGACAACCTAATAAGTGGACACTTGTACTTGGGCCAACGCTGCGGAGCTATTTCAACACACTTTCCCCGGCTAATGCTCCTATCTATTGGCTAGCCGTAGTTTTTCGAAATGCAAATGGTTCAAAACAAACATCTCCCGACATTTTTATTCGGTTAAATAAACCTATTGCGCTTACACAACCTCAACAACGAGAAATTTTTATTCCAGCCGGTAATGCAATACCCGTCTCTGCCTCCATATGCTCCACTGCATCTTCTATTAAAGTTTCTGTAAACGAAGGAAGTGGTTTTGTTGATATCGGATCTCCAGTATTAAATACAAATTCGATTTCCGTAAATTTCATCCCAACAGGATCCGGGCAAAAAATTGTTCGTGTTACTGCAACAATTGAAGGAACAGACCAATTTTTAGAGGAAACCCTAACGGTATTTAATCAACCACCGACAGTTATTCAAGCCTTGCCTGCAGGCGCTAAACGCGGAATAAATTACAATCCATCAAATCCATCAAGTGTTACACTCGTATTAGAAACACCATTAGAAAAAAACTTTGTATATGTAGCCGGGGATTTTAACAATTGGCAAGCTAACGATGCATACTTTATGAAAAAGACACCGGATGCCAAATTCTTTTGGCTTACGCTAAATGGGCTTACACCGGGTCAACAATATGTGTTTCAGTATTGGGTTGATGGTAACGTTAAAATCGGAGATCCTTATGCGGAAAAAGTGGCCGATCCATGGAATGACCCCTTTATTCCTAATAGCACGTACCCCAATCTGCCAATTTATACCAAAACAGAGTACGGTATTGCCAGCGTTCTTCAAACCAACCAAACTGCTTATACCTGGTCACCCAATGAAATGACGTGGCAAGCACCCCCTAAGGACCAACTGATTATTTACGAATTATTACTTCGCGATTTTATTGGTACACGGAAATACCGCGACCTTGCCGACAGCTTATCGTACCTGAAAAAGCTGGGAATAAATGCAATTGAGTTAATGCCTATCATGGAATTTGAAGGTAACTTAAGTTGGGGGTACAACCCCTCCTATTTTTTTGCACCTGACAAATTTTATGGAACCAAAAATGATTTAAAGTATCTGGTAGACAAGGCCCATCAGGAAGGTATTGCTATTATCCTTGATATTGCACTTAATCATGCTTTTGGACAATGTCCTTTGGTTCAGCTCTATTCCAATGGCGGCCAGCCCGCTGAAAATAATCCATGGTTCAATGTTGTGGCACGCCATCCGTTTAATGTTGGGTACGATTTCAATCATGAAAGTATTTACACACAACAGTTTGCCGATAGTGTTATCCGGTTTTGGATTGAGGAATACCACATTGATGGTTATCGCTTCGATCTGTCAAAAGGCTTTACACAACGATTTTCAAGTAATGTAAGTGAATGGAATGTCTATGACCAAAGCCGGATTGATATCTGGAAAAGGATTTCTTCAAAGATTTGGAGCTACAAACCCAATGCATATATAATTCTCGAGCACTTTGGCGGAGACGCAGAGGAAAATGTCCTGGCCAATGAAGGGATGTTACTATGGAGAAGGCTGGACGAGCAATACGCAGCTTTACTAAAAGGTAACACCAGCACGGTTATATCCGGTGCTGATTCCAGAACACGGGTTACCTACATGGAAAGCCACGATGAAGAAAGACTTGCATACGAACTCCGAACTTCCGGCCAACAAACTGGCGGATACAATATTCGTTCGGTAAAAACTATGCTGGACAGGATAAAACTTGGTGCTGCGTTCTTCTATACTCTTCCGGGGCCAAAAATGTTATGGCAATTTCAGGAACTTGGATACGACAAGAGCATTAATACGTGCACAAACGGCACAATCTTACCCTCTTGTCGGTTGGATAATAGACCGCTTCCATGGGGTACGGCTGGATTGGGTTACTACGAGAATGCCGATCGTCAACGCTTGTACAAAGCCATGAGCGCTATTTTTAAATTAGTCAATACCAATCGTTCAGTTTTTACAAGCGGAACTATACTTTGGCAACAGAGTGGTGATACCCGAAGGATAAACATTACACATCCATCCATGGATGTTGCCATCCTTGGAAATTTTTCTACTTCTGCACGAAGTGCTAGTGCAAACTTTAGCAAAACCGGAACGTGGTATGATTATTTTAGTGGGTTACCATATGAGGTCACCGATCGTCAGCAGCAAATTTCATTAAGCCCCGGTACATTTTATATTTTCACCACCGTTCAGCAACCCACACCAGAACCTGAATTGATAGTTGGTTTGGAGGAACCTGCCTTATACAACAAAACCATACAGGTTTTTCCAAACCCGGCCAATGGGCGAGTATTTGTTACCGCAGATGAAACAATACCAGGACCGGTAATAATTAAATTGTACAACCCTAACGGCCAGCTCGTTTACAAAAAACAAATGGAAGGATTTGCTATTGAAGAAATTGAGACCAATCAATACCCTTCAGGACTATACTTGCTTCGTATAAACACAGCTCGCGGTTTTATAACCAGGAAACTTGTTATTGCTGACAACTAA
- a CDS encoding gluconate 2-dehydrogenase subunit 3 family protein, whose amino-acid sequence MGILKGCQAKPGIDWTPEFFTADQAFVVTAVAEIIIPKTDTPGAKEAGVPAFIEEMVYKAYKQADREKFIAALDEFTNFSGFLKLGSEKQKEYVLEAHQKAIEEKPEQRPFVMMMKELTMLGFFSSKPGATEVLRYEAVPGYYNGCMPLSEVGKTWAT is encoded by the coding sequence ATGGGTATATTAAAAGGTTGTCAGGCAAAACCTGGTATTGACTGGACACCTGAATTTTTTACCGCTGATCAGGCCTTTGTAGTAACCGCAGTAGCCGAAATTATTATTCCCAAAACCGATACACCTGGCGCTAAAGAAGCTGGGGTGCCGGCCTTTATTGAGGAAATGGTTTATAAAGCCTACAAGCAAGCCGATCGGGAAAAGTTTATTGCTGCACTTGATGAGTTCACAAACTTTTCTGGCTTTCTTAAATTAGGCAGTGAAAAACAAAAAGAATATGTGCTTGAGGCACACCAAAAAGCAATAGAGGAAAAACCGGAACAACGGCCATTTGTTATGATGATGAAGGAGCTTACCATGCTCGGATTCTTCAGCAGTAAACCAGGGGCAACTGAAGTACTGCGCTATGAAGCAGTGCCTGGATATTACAATGGCTGTATGCCTTTGAGTGAGGTTGGTAAGACCTGGGCTACTTAA
- a CDS encoding GMC family oxidoreductase — protein sequence MYLNIDAQNQNTFDAIVVGTGISGGWAAKELTEKGLKTLVLERGRDVKHPDYPTATKDPWQLPFADRPTAEDLEKQGVQNRTGYTVRQSTKHWFVNDLENPYTEKEGKRFDWMRGYHVGGRSIMWGRQSYRWAPLDFEANLKEGIAIDWPVRYKEIEPWYDYVETFVGVSGQPEGLDILPDSKFIQAMELNCVEKELKKSMMEKFGRILTIGRVANLAGPLAHDKSPQRGTCQYRNLCSRGCPYGAYFSSNSATLPAAAATGNMTLRANAIVYEVIYDEQKGKATGVKVLDAETGEQVEYYAKVIFLCASTMGSTFILMNSKSKRFPNGLGNDSDQLGRNIMDHHLGVGASAEVEGFEDQYYYGRRANGIYIPRFRNIGKDKRDYLRGFGYQGGAGRSGWSRLVAEMSIGEQLKEAVTTPGKWSIGMGGFGEVLPDPTNLVTINPDKKDKYGLPTLLFDTEFKENDFKMRKDMANDAAEMLDAAGFKNVRSYDNPSQHGLGLGIHEMGTARMGKDPKTSVLNKWNQVHACKNVFVTDGSFMTSASCVNPSLTYMAFTARAVNYAVEEFKKQNL from the coding sequence ATGTACCTCAACATTGACGCACAAAACCAAAACACATTTGATGCTATTGTAGTTGGCACTGGCATTAGTGGTGGCTGGGCCGCCAAAGAACTTACAGAGAAAGGTTTAAAAACCTTAGTGCTTGAACGCGGCCGCGATGTAAAGCACCCCGATTACCCAACGGCAACAAAAGACCCCTGGCAGTTGCCCTTTGCCGACAGGCCAACAGCCGAGGACCTGGAAAAGCAAGGCGTACAAAACCGAACCGGTTATACTGTGCGACAGTCCACCAAGCATTGGTTTGTCAACGACCTTGAAAATCCATATACGGAAAAAGAAGGAAAGCGCTTTGACTGGATGCGTGGCTACCATGTAGGTGGCCGATCTATTATGTGGGGACGGCAGAGTTACCGCTGGGCACCATTGGATTTTGAAGCTAATCTTAAAGAAGGAATAGCTATTGACTGGCCCGTTCGATACAAAGAAATCGAGCCGTGGTACGATTATGTGGAAACATTTGTAGGCGTTAGTGGCCAGCCTGAGGGGCTGGACATATTGCCGGATAGCAAATTCATTCAAGCCATGGAATTGAATTGCGTAGAGAAGGAATTGAAGAAATCCATGATGGAAAAATTCGGAAGGATACTTACCATTGGCCGTGTGGCCAACCTGGCCGGTCCCCTCGCCCATGATAAGAGCCCACAGCGCGGCACGTGCCAATACCGTAACCTTTGCAGTAGGGGTTGTCCGTATGGTGCATACTTTAGCAGCAATTCAGCAACACTACCGGCAGCCGCAGCAACCGGAAACATGACCCTGCGCGCCAACGCAATTGTTTATGAAGTGATTTATGATGAACAGAAGGGAAAAGCAACGGGTGTAAAAGTGCTGGATGCAGAAACCGGAGAACAAGTTGAATACTATGCCAAAGTAATTTTCCTTTGTGCATCAACCATGGGCTCTACGTTCATTTTAATGAATTCAAAATCTAAACGGTTCCCCAATGGCCTTGGCAACGACAGCGATCAATTAGGACGAAACATTATGGATCACCACTTGGGTGTTGGTGCAAGCGCAGAAGTTGAAGGCTTCGAAGATCAATACTACTATGGAAGAAGGGCCAACGGAATTTACATACCACGCTTCCGCAACATTGGCAAAGATAAGCGCGACTACCTGCGCGGCTTTGGCTACCAGGGCGGTGCCGGGCGCAGCGGATGGTCCAGGCTTGTTGCCGAAATGAGCATTGGTGAACAATTGAAGGAGGCCGTAACGACACCCGGTAAATGGAGCATAGGCATGGGTGGCTTTGGTGAAGTATTGCCCGACCCAACAAACCTCGTTACCATAAATCCGGATAAGAAGGATAAGTACGGATTACCCACCCTGCTGTTCGATACAGAATTTAAAGAGAATGATTTCAAAATGCGCAAAGACATGGCCAACGATGCCGCTGAAATGTTGGATGCGGCAGGTTTTAAGAATGTCCGCTCATACGACAATCCTTCTCAACACGGTCTTGGCTTAGGCATTCATGAAATGGGCACAGCACGTATGGGTAAAGACCCAAAAACTTCGGTACTGAACAAATGGAACCAGGTACATGCCTGCAAAAATGTTTTTGTTACTGATGGTTCCTTTATGACTTCCGCTTCGTGCGTTAACCCCTCGTTAACCTATATGGCCTTTACAGCACGTGCCGTGAATTATGCGGTGGAGGAATTCAAAAAGCAAAATCTTTAA
- a CDS encoding alpha-amylase yields the protein MDTTPRKIIVYQLMARLFGNKETVNKPYGTLLENGVGKFADINDRALVALKELGITHVWYTGVLEHAVLTDYTQFGIPLDDADVVKGRAGSPYAIKDYYDVNPDLAVSVPNRMKEFEQLIERTHKHGLKVLIDFVPNHVARAYKSDAKPKGVVDLGEFDDKRVRFKPDNNFYYLPGQSFVVPREYEPLGPNNDFPTKDGKFEETPAKVTGNDQFTASPGLHEWFETVKLNYGVDIENGRQSHFNPVPDTWVKMKDILVFWANKKVDGFRCDMAEMVPVEFWQWAIPQVKAVNPEIVFIAEIYNPNQYRNYIHTGRFDYLYDKVQLYDTLRLLVNGQRSTKDIEVIQNDLRGINAQMLHFLENHDEQRIASKYFAGNPWKAMPAMVISAAIDQAPVMIYFGQEVGEPGAGAEGFQGDDGRTTIFDYWGVPEHQKWMNGGAFDGASLSDDQHRLRNFYSSLLNLAGKHPAIVLGEYADITSYNIDLRNFNDDVFACIRYYDKHRLLIVAAFNTSTRRIKISIPEALANTISLDKQAEYPLKEILWNAEGEQLDNLTLSLDLPPFSAFIFEF from the coding sequence ATGGACACAACCCCCAGAAAGATTATTGTTTATCAACTAATGGCCCGGTTGTTTGGCAACAAAGAAACCGTAAACAAACCGTATGGAACGCTTCTGGAAAATGGTGTAGGGAAGTTTGCAGATATAAATGACCGGGCGTTAGTGGCCCTTAAAGAATTGGGCATTACCCATGTTTGGTATACCGGTGTATTGGAGCATGCCGTGCTTACCGATTACACGCAATTCGGCATACCGCTTGACGATGCCGATGTGGTGAAGGGCAGGGCAGGGTCGCCTTATGCTATTAAAGACTATTATGATGTTAATCCCGACTTGGCCGTTTCAGTGCCCAACAGGATGAAGGAATTTGAACAATTGATAGAGCGTACCCACAAGCATGGTTTAAAAGTATTGATCGATTTCGTTCCCAACCATGTGGCACGTGCCTATAAATCCGATGCCAAACCTAAAGGCGTTGTTGACCTGGGCGAGTTTGATGATAAGAGGGTTCGCTTTAAACCCGACAACAACTTCTATTATTTACCAGGCCAATCCTTTGTGGTGCCCAGGGAGTATGAACCACTCGGTCCGAATAATGATTTTCCAACCAAGGATGGTAAGTTTGAAGAAACCCCGGCAAAGGTTACGGGTAACGATCAATTCACGGCAAGCCCCGGCCTGCATGAGTGGTTTGAAACCGTGAAACTCAACTACGGTGTTGACATAGAGAACGGAAGGCAATCTCACTTCAACCCCGTGCCCGATACATGGGTAAAGATGAAAGACATACTTGTTTTCTGGGCAAACAAAAAGGTAGATGGGTTTCGGTGCGATATGGCCGAAATGGTGCCCGTGGAATTCTGGCAATGGGCTATTCCCCAGGTAAAAGCGGTTAACCCTGAAATAGTTTTCATCGCTGAAATCTATAACCCAAACCAGTATCGTAATTATATCCACACCGGAAGATTCGATTACCTATATGATAAAGTTCAATTGTACGATACGCTTAGGTTATTGGTCAATGGCCAGCGGAGTACAAAAGACATTGAGGTGATCCAAAATGACCTGAGGGGTATCAATGCACAGATGCTTCATTTTTTGGAGAACCATGATGAGCAACGCATCGCATCAAAATATTTTGCCGGTAATCCCTGGAAGGCCATGCCGGCCATGGTAATCAGTGCGGCTATTGATCAGGCACCGGTCATGATCTACTTTGGCCAGGAAGTAGGGGAGCCCGGTGCCGGGGCCGAAGGTTTTCAGGGTGATGATGGCCGAACCACAATTTTCGATTACTGGGGTGTGCCTGAACACCAAAAGTGGATGAACGGTGGTGCTTTTGATGGGGCTTCATTAAGTGATGACCAACATCGGTTAAGAAATTTTTATTCATCGTTATTAAATTTAGCAGGCAAACATCCGGCTATTGTTTTGGGCGAGTATGCCGATATTACCTCGTACAACATTGACCTCAGAAATTTTAACGATGATGTTTTTGCCTGCATTCGTTATTATGATAAACATCGCTTATTGATTGTGGCCGCGTTTAATACGTCAACCCGCAGGATAAAAATTTCCATACCCGAAGCATTGGCAAATACGATTTCGCTGGATAAACAAGCTGAGTACCCGCTAAAGGAAATTTTATGGAACGCTGAAGGTGAACAACTGGACAATTTAACCTTGTCCCTTGATCTTCCTCCATTCAGTGCATTTATTTTTGAATTTTAA
- a CDS encoding alpha-1,4-glucan--maltose-1-phosphate maltosyltransferase — protein sequence MNVEKIAGQVRVIIENVQPEIDGGRYPAKRTVGERVDVTADIFADGHDHVRADVLYKKAGAREWQRTPMTELGNDTWKASFYTTEKTNYIFTVEAWIDHLETWHDGLKKKAKAMLNVKLELLEGALLLEKVAGKKERELTQLATRFRDDKKYLENVEYVQSAEFGDLVHRHPLREFESRYKKELTVIVETKKALFSTWYELFPRSAASDGKHGTFKDVIKLLPRVSAMGFDVLYLPPIHPIGKINRKGKNNNVRATEGEPGSPWAIGSDEGGHKAIHPQLGTLDDYKRLIAEARKIGIDIALDLAFQCAPDHPYVKDHPEWFKQRPDGSIQYAENPPKKYQDIYPFNFEGDDWKGLWEELKSVIVYWVEQGVMIFRVDNPHTKPIPFWEWAIDEVHKNYPDVIFLSEAFTRPRIMASLAKSGFTQSYTYFTWRVSKQELTDYMNELVYGPSRNYFRPNFWPNTPDILPYHLQHQGENMFIIRLALAATLSSNYGIYGPPYEFYENNPVPGKEEYMDSEKYEIRQYNWRRTNRMTDIISIVNKARKEHAALQSTWNLHFCSIANDAMLAYLKFTDDLKSIILVIVNLDQHNTQHGYVQLPTHLLNMRGKINAKLHDLMTDEHYTWTQEWNYVELNPHKIPFHLFKVDIHESFM from the coding sequence ATGAACGTAGAAAAAATTGCTGGCCAGGTTAGGGTAATAATTGAAAATGTACAACCTGAAATTGATGGCGGACGCTATCCGGCCAAACGCACTGTTGGTGAGCGGGTGGATGTTACTGCCGATATTTTTGCCGATGGTCATGACCATGTTCGGGCAGACGTACTGTATAAGAAGGCTGGCGCCAGGGAATGGCAACGCACACCCATGACCGAGTTGGGAAATGATACCTGGAAGGCATCTTTCTATACCACCGAAAAGACTAACTATATTTTTACCGTTGAAGCCTGGATAGACCATTTAGAAACATGGCACGATGGACTAAAAAAGAAGGCCAAGGCCATGCTTAACGTTAAACTTGAACTGTTGGAGGGTGCCCTTTTATTGGAGAAAGTTGCCGGTAAAAAGGAAAGAGAACTCACTCAATTGGCCACCCGGTTCAGGGACGATAAAAAATATCTGGAGAATGTTGAGTATGTTCAAAGCGCTGAGTTTGGCGACCTGGTTCACCGTCATCCGCTTCGTGAATTTGAAAGCCGTTATAAAAAAGAATTAACGGTTATTGTCGAAACGAAAAAAGCGTTGTTCAGCACCTGGTACGAATTGTTCCCACGTTCGGCTGCTTCTGATGGCAAGCACGGCACTTTTAAAGACGTGATCAAATTGCTTCCGCGGGTATCGGCCATGGGGTTTGATGTGCTCTATCTTCCGCCTATCCACCCGATAGGAAAAATTAACCGTAAAGGAAAAAACAACAACGTAAGGGCAACTGAAGGTGAGCCGGGTTCGCCCTGGGCCATTGGTAGCGATGAGGGCGGTCACAAGGCGATACACCCACAGCTGGGCACACTTGACGATTACAAAAGGCTAATTGCCGAGGCCAGAAAAATCGGGATTGACATTGCGCTTGACTTGGCTTTTCAATGTGCACCTGACCATCCGTATGTCAAGGATCATCCGGAATGGTTCAAACAACGCCCCGATGGTTCAATTCAATACGCAGAAAACCCACCCAAAAAATACCAGGATATTTATCCTTTCAATTTTGAAGGCGATGACTGGAAGGGTTTGTGGGAGGAACTAAAATCGGTTATCGTGTATTGGGTGGAGCAAGGGGTAATGATTTTTCGCGTGGATAATCCGCACACCAAACCAATTCCTTTCTGGGAGTGGGCCATTGATGAAGTGCATAAAAACTATCCGGATGTTATCTTTCTGTCGGAAGCTTTTACCCGGCCACGCATTATGGCTTCGTTGGCTAAATCGGGTTTTACGCAATCGTACACTTACTTTACCTGGCGGGTTAGTAAGCAGGAGTTGACTGATTACATGAATGAATTGGTCTATGGGCCATCGCGCAATTATTTCAGGCCTAACTTCTGGCCTAACACGCCCGACATACTTCCTTACCACCTCCAGCACCAGGGCGAAAACATGTTTATAATTCGCCTGGCATTGGCTGCCACACTTTCATCGAATTACGGAATTTATGGTCCACCGTACGAATTTTATGAGAACAACCCCGTGCCCGGTAAAGAAGAGTACATGGATTCGGAGAAGTATGAAATCAGGCAGTACAACTGGAGGCGCACCAATCGAATGACGGACATTATTTCTATTGTAAACAAGGCACGAAAAGAACATGCTGCCTTGCAATCAACCTGGAACCTCCATTTCTGTTCAATTGCAAATGATGCCATGTTGGCGTACCTCAAATTTACAGATGACCTTAAGAGTATTATTCTGGTGATCGTTAACCTCGATCAGCACAATACGCAGCATGGTTATGTGCAACTTCCCACTCACTTATTAAACATGCGGGGCAAGATTAATGCAAAGTTGCACGACCTGATGACCGATGAACACTACACCTGGACGCAGGAGTGGAATTATGTGGAATTGAACCCGCATAAAATCCCATTTCATTTATTTAAAGTAGATATACACGAATCCTTTATGTAA